From a region of the Cucumis sativus cultivar 9930 chromosome 6, Cucumber_9930_V3, whole genome shotgun sequence genome:
- the LOC101212838 gene encoding upstream activation factor subunit spp27 isoform X2: MASGLSNGTRFFKGCRTLLDSLKSTTQAYSSTPGVSSKSTLKPSTAAVSGQKSKPAPKKVANPSGGLLKTQKVSPTLAGFLGQSEIARTEAVKQIWVYIKLNNLQSLEDFAD, from the exons ATGGCCTCAGGTCTTAGCAATGGCACCAGGTTCTTCAAAGGCTGCAGAACTCTCTTAGATTCTCTCAAATCCACCACTCAAGCTTACTCTTCTACTCCTGGGGTCTCTTCCAAGAGTACCCTAAAACCCTCAACTGCTGCCGTTTCGGGCCAAAAGTCGAAACCCGCACCAAAGAAAGTGGCGAATCCTTCGGGCGGGCTTTTGAAAACCCAGAAAGTTTCTCCGACTCTCGCTGGCTTCCTCGGCCAGTCCGAGATTGCGCGCACTGAAGCCGTCAAGCAAATATGGGTGTACATCAAGCTGAATAACCTCCAG aGTTTGGAGGACTTTGCTGATTGA
- the LOC101212838 gene encoding upstream activation factor subunit UAF30 isoform X1: MASGLSNGTRFFKGCRTLLDSLKSTTQAYSSTPGVSSKSTLKPSTAAVSGQKSKPAPKKVANPSGGLLKTQKVSPTLAGFLGQSEIARTEAVKQIWVYIKLNNLQNPTDKRQIICDAKLKAIFGGREKVGMLEIPKFLSIHFVKSG; encoded by the exons ATGGCCTCAGGTCTTAGCAATGGCACCAGGTTCTTCAAAGGCTGCAGAACTCTCTTAGATTCTCTCAAATCCACCACTCAAGCTTACTCTTCTACTCCTGGGGTCTCTTCCAAGAGTACCCTAAAACCCTCAACTGCTGCCGTTTCGGGCCAAAAGTCGAAACCCGCACCAAAGAAAGTGGCGAATCCTTCGGGCGGGCTTTTGAAAACCCAGAAAGTTTCTCCGACTCTCGCTGGCTTCCTCGGCCAGTCCGAGATTGCGCGCACTGAAGCCGTCAAGCAAATATGGGTGTACATCAAGCTGAATAACCTCCAG AACCCAACTGATAAGAGGCAGATCATTTGTGATGCAAAGCTGAAGGCTATATTTGGTGGAAGAGAAAAAGTGGGAATGCTTGAGATTCCAAAATTTCTATCCATTCATTTTGTGAAATCTGGTTAA
- the LOC101213079 gene encoding uncharacterized protein LOC101213079, translating to MAMAVSFSPLHLKPSFHSSSHSQFSCSLRPAVILPGLGNNSGDYDKLRLLLKERHGVHSVVVKVSRIDWLRNAAGLLDPNYWRGTLRPRPVLDWYLKKTDEAIQEAKELAQGGTLSLIGHSAGGWLARVYMEEFGISQISMLLTLGTPHLPPPKGVPGVIDQTRGLLNYVDKNCSKAGYNPELKFVCIAGRYIQGSRLFGNSDANTILAAASISSNQPTPELAITNNTSNSTDSTTTSLRARFVGQGYKQVCGESEVWGDGVVPEVSAHLEGALNISFDGVYHSPVGSDDELRPWYGSPAILDQWVHHLLH from the exons ATGGCAATGGCGGTTTCCTTTTCACCTCTACATTTGAAGCCCTCATTCCACTCTTCTTCTCATTCTCAGTTTTCCTGCTCCCTCCGCCCTGCCGTCATCCTTCCG GGTTTGGGGAACAACTCGGGTGATTATGATAAATTGAGGCTTCTTTTGAAAGAGCGGCATGGTGTTCACTCTGTGGTTGTTAAAGTGTCTAGAATTGACTGGCTGAGAAATGCTGCTGGATTGCTTGATCCTAATTACTGGCGCGGTACTCTCCGTCCTCGCCCTGTCCTAGATTG GTATCTAAAGAAAACAGATGAGGCAATCCAAGAAGCCAAGGAGTTAGCTCAAG GTGGGACTTTATCCTTGATCGGGCACTCAGCAGGCGGATGGCTTGCACGAGTTTACATGGAAGAATTTGGTATATCTCAAATTTCCATGTTGCTGACTCTTGGAACTCCTCACCT GCCGCCTCCAAAAGGTGTGCCTGGAGTGATTGACCAGACGAGGGGGCTTCTGAATTATGTGGACAAAAATTGCTCGAAAGCTGGGTACAATCctgaattgaaatttgtatgtATAGCTGGAAG GTACATCCAAGGTTCTCGCTTGTTTGGTAACTCAGATGCAAACACCATTCTTGCAGCTGCTTCTATCTCCAGCAACCAACCGACTCCAGAGCTAGCTATCACAAACAACACTAGCAACTCAACTGACTCAACGACGACATCACTACGCGCTCGCTTTGTCGGGCAAGGATACAAGCAG GTGTGTGGGGAGAGTGAGGTATGGGGAGATGGGGTTGTTCCAGAAGTGTCAGCTCATTTGGAGGGAGCACTCAacattagttttgatggagtcTATCATTCTCCTGTTGGATCTGATGATGAATTGAGACCCTGGTATGGTTCCCCTGCTATTCTTGATCAATGGGTTCATCATCTTCTCCATTAA